Proteins found in one Streptomyces sp. NBC_00461 genomic segment:
- a CDS encoding ABC transporter substrate-binding protein: MNRKTLVLPAVVGLLAPVLAACGGSDSGSSGGDAITVGTTDAFTATKDAPAPLDPAYAYDVGTWNILRQTVQTLMIQPKGEGDPVPEAAQSCGFTDSGDERYACKLRDGLKFSNGDKITAADVKYSIDRARAIKADSDVFALLSTIDTVETQGDNEVIFHLKTADATFPYKLSTPVAGIVNPDDYEKNKLRDGFDVDGSGPYTLSTEVKDDAIVKATFTKNPNYQGTLKVNNSKVDMISYADADKMGTALDKGDIDVMTRTMTPEQIQKLSADSNPNVDLVELAGLEIRYLAFNTNAPSVKTRAVRQAMAQLINRGELVSKVYGTQAEPLYSLVPASITGHSNSFFNKYADPSTAKAKALLAGANITSPVKLTLHYTTDHYGSATKKEFEILQKQLNSSGLFDVSIQGTPWSKFVPAERKGQYDVWGMGWFPDFPDPDNFLAPFLDKDNFLKLPYRNSKIINSLIPASRREADRIAAASNLNQIQDIVADDVPILPLWQGKQYVAARDDVTGTAYALNSSSTLQLWELGRGVSG, translated from the coding sequence ATGAACCGCAAGACTTTGGTGCTGCCGGCCGTGGTCGGCCTGCTCGCACCCGTGCTCGCCGCGTGTGGGGGTTCCGACAGTGGCAGCAGCGGCGGGGACGCGATCACCGTCGGTACCACCGACGCCTTCACCGCCACCAAGGACGCACCGGCGCCGCTCGATCCGGCGTACGCGTACGACGTCGGCACCTGGAACATCCTGCGCCAGACCGTGCAGACCCTGATGATCCAGCCGAAGGGCGAGGGGGACCCCGTGCCCGAGGCCGCGCAGAGCTGCGGCTTCACCGACTCGGGAGACGAGCGCTACGCCTGCAAGCTGCGGGACGGCCTGAAGTTCTCCAACGGCGACAAGATCACCGCGGCCGACGTGAAGTACTCCATCGACCGCGCCCGCGCCATCAAGGCCGACTCCGACGTGTTCGCCCTGCTGTCCACCATCGACACCGTCGAGACGCAGGGTGACAACGAAGTCATCTTCCACCTCAAGACCGCGGACGCCACGTTCCCGTACAAGCTGTCGACTCCGGTCGCGGGCATCGTCAACCCCGACGACTACGAGAAGAACAAGCTGCGCGACGGCTTCGATGTCGACGGCTCCGGCCCGTACACCCTCTCGACCGAGGTCAAGGACGACGCGATCGTCAAGGCCACCTTCACCAAGAACCCCAACTACCAGGGGACTCTGAAGGTGAACAACTCCAAGGTCGACATGATCTCGTACGCGGACGCCGACAAGATGGGCACCGCGCTCGACAAGGGTGACATCGACGTCATGACCCGCACCATGACGCCCGAACAGATCCAGAAGCTGTCCGCCGACTCGAACCCGAACGTCGACCTGGTCGAGCTGGCCGGCCTCGAGATCCGCTACCTCGCCTTCAACACCAACGCCCCGAGCGTGAAGACGAGGGCCGTCCGCCAGGCGATGGCCCAGCTGATCAACCGAGGCGAGCTGGTCTCCAAGGTGTACGGCACCCAGGCCGAGCCGCTGTACTCGCTCGTCCCGGCGAGCATCACCGGCCACTCCAACTCGTTCTTCAACAAGTACGCCGACCCGAGCACCGCCAAGGCCAAGGCACTGCTGGCGGGTGCCAACATCACCAGCCCGGTCAAGCTGACGCTGCACTACACGACCGACCACTACGGCTCGGCCACCAAGAAGGAATTCGAGATCCTTCAGAAGCAGCTCAACAGCAGCGGCCTGTTCGACGTCAGCATCCAGGGCACGCCCTGGTCGAAGTTCGTCCCGGCCGAGCGCAAGGGGCAGTACGACGTCTGGGGCATGGGCTGGTTCCCGGACTTCCCGGACCCGGACAACTTCCTCGCGCCGTTCCTCGACAAGGACAACTTCCTCAAGCTGCCGTACCGGAACAGCAAGATCATCAACAGTCTGATCCCGGCGTCCCGCCGTGAGGCCGACCGCATCGCGGCCGCCTCCAACCTCAACCAGATCCAGGACATCGTCGCCGACGACGTCCCGATCCTCCCGCTGTGGCAGGGCAAGCAGTACGTCGCCGCCCGCGACGACGTCACGGGGACCGCCTATGCTCTCAACTCCTCCTCGACCCTTCAGTTGTGGGAGCTCGGCCGTGGAGTGAGCGGCTGA
- a CDS encoding HAD family hydrolase yields MTSTVPALGTRTAEGSVLQAVLLDMDGTLVDTEGFWWDVEVEIFAGLGHVLDESWRHVVVGGPMTRSAGFLIEATGADIAMAELTVLLNQGFEDRIDRALPLMPGAARLLAELFEYEIPTALVSASHRRIIDRVIGSLGAHHFALSVAGDEVPRTKPHPDPYLFAAAGLGVDPTRCAVIEDTATGVAAAEAAGCHVVAVPSVAPIAPAVRRTVVTSLEDVDLAFLRGLIAA; encoded by the coding sequence ATGACCAGTACGGTCCCCGCGCTCGGAACCCGTACGGCCGAAGGCTCAGTGCTGCAGGCCGTGCTCCTCGACATGGACGGAACCCTGGTGGACACCGAGGGCTTCTGGTGGGACGTCGAAGTCGAGATCTTCGCGGGCCTCGGCCACGTCCTCGACGAGTCGTGGCGCCATGTCGTGGTCGGCGGCCCCATGACCCGCAGCGCGGGGTTCCTCATCGAGGCCACCGGCGCCGACATCGCCATGGCGGAGCTCACGGTCCTGCTCAACCAGGGTTTCGAGGACCGCATCGACCGGGCCCTGCCCCTGATGCCGGGCGCCGCCAGACTGCTCGCGGAGCTCTTCGAGTACGAGATCCCCACCGCCCTGGTCTCCGCCTCGCACCGGCGCATCATCGACCGGGTGATCGGCTCGCTCGGAGCCCACCACTTCGCCCTGTCGGTCGCCGGCGACGAGGTGCCGCGGACCAAGCCGCACCCCGACCCCTACCTGTTCGCCGCCGCAGGACTCGGCGTGGATCCGACCAGATGCGCGGTCATCGAGGACACCGCGACCGGCGTCGCCGCGGCCGAGGCCGCCGGCTGCCACGTGGTCGCGGTCCCCTCGGTGGCCCCCATCGCCCCCGCCGTCCGGCGCACCGTCGTCACCTCACTCGAAGACGTCGACCTGGCATTCCTGCGCGGACTGATCGCCGCCTGA
- the metH gene encoding methionine synthase has protein sequence MASSPLTPSADSRTRASALREALATRVVVADGAMGTMLQAQDPTLDDFQQLEGCNEVLNVTRPDIVRSVHSEYFDAGVDCVETNTFGANLTALGEYDIPERVAELSEAGARIARETADEFAARDGRQRWVLGSMGPGTKLPTLGHTTFDVIRDAYQQNAEGLLAGGADALLVETTQDLLQTKASVLAARRAMETAGYEVPLIVSVTVETTGTMLLGSEIGAALTALEPLGIDMIGLNCATGPAEMSEHLRYLARHSRVQLSCMPNAGLPVLGRDGAHYPLTAPELADAQETFVREYGLSLIGGCCGTTPEHLRQVVERVRGTAPTERHPQPEPGAASLYQTVPFRQDTSYLAIGERTNANGSKKFREAMLEARWDDCVEMARDQIREGAHMLDLCVDYVGRDGVADMEELAGRFATASTLPIVLDSTEVEVLRAGLEKLGGRAVINSVNYEDGDGPESRFAKVTKLAQEHGAALIALTIDEVGQARTPEKKVEIAERLIDDLTGNWGIHESDILIDTLTFTICTGQEESRKDGIATIEAIRELKRRHPDVQTTLGLSNISFGLNPAARILLNSVFLDECVKAGLDSAIVHASKILPIARFSEEEVQTALDLIHDRRSAQQGDKPAYDPLQKLMALFEGATAKSLKAGKAEELAALPLEERLKRRIIDGEKNGLEADLDEALTTRPALDIVNETLLDGMKVVGELFGSGQMQLPFVLQSAEVMKTAVAHLEPHMEKSDDEGKGTIVLATVRGDVHDIGKNLVDIILSNNGYNVVNLGIKQPVSAILDAAEEHRADVIGMSGLLVKSTVIMKENLEELNQRGLAADFPVILGGAALTRAYVEQDLHEIYEGEVRYARDAFEGLRLMDALIGVKRGVPGAKLPELKQRRVRATSAVEVEERPEEGHVRSDVATDNPIPTPPFWDTRVIKGIQLKEYASWLDEGALFKGQWGLKQARTGEGPTYEELVETDGRPRLRGLLDRLQTDNLLEAAVVYGYFPCVSKDDDLIILDEHGNERTRFTFPRQRRGRRLCLADFFRPQETGETDVVGLQVVTVGSRIGEETARMFEANAYRDYLELHGLSVQLAEALAEYWHARVRSELGFAGEDPSQMEDMFALKYRGARFSLGYGACPNLEDRAKIADLLQPERIGVHLSEEFQLHPEQSTDAIVIHHPEAKYFNAR, from the coding sequence ATGGCCTCGTCGCCACTGACCCCTTCCGCCGACAGCCGGACCCGTGCGTCCGCGCTCCGTGAGGCGCTGGCCACCCGAGTGGTGGTCGCCGACGGAGCGATGGGCACCATGCTGCAGGCGCAGGACCCCACACTGGACGACTTCCAGCAGTTGGAGGGCTGCAACGAGGTCCTCAACGTGACCCGTCCGGACATCGTCCGCTCGGTGCACTCCGAGTACTTCGACGCGGGCGTCGACTGCGTGGAGACCAACACCTTCGGCGCGAACCTCACCGCCCTGGGTGAATACGACATTCCCGAGCGCGTCGCCGAACTGTCCGAGGCCGGTGCCCGCATCGCCCGCGAGACGGCGGACGAGTTCGCCGCGCGCGACGGCCGCCAGCGCTGGGTGCTGGGCTCGATGGGCCCCGGCACCAAGCTGCCCACCCTCGGCCACACCACCTTCGATGTCATCCGTGACGCGTACCAGCAGAACGCCGAGGGCCTGCTCGCCGGCGGCGCCGACGCGCTGCTGGTGGAGACCACCCAGGACCTGCTGCAGACCAAGGCCTCCGTCCTGGCCGCCCGCCGGGCCATGGAGACGGCCGGGTACGAGGTCCCGCTCATCGTGTCGGTGACGGTCGAGACGACCGGCACCATGCTGCTCGGCTCGGAGATCGGCGCCGCGCTCACCGCGCTGGAACCGCTCGGCATCGACATGATCGGGCTGAACTGCGCCACCGGACCGGCCGAGATGAGCGAGCACCTGCGCTACCTGGCCCGCCACTCGCGCGTTCAGCTGTCCTGCATGCCCAACGCGGGCCTGCCGGTCCTCGGCCGCGACGGCGCCCACTACCCGCTCACGGCGCCGGAACTCGCCGACGCCCAGGAGACCTTCGTACGCGAGTACGGCCTCTCTCTCATCGGCGGCTGCTGCGGCACCACCCCCGAGCATCTGCGCCAGGTCGTCGAGCGGGTCCGAGGCACCGCCCCGACCGAGCGGCATCCGCAGCCCGAGCCGGGCGCCGCCTCCCTCTACCAGACCGTGCCCTTCCGCCAGGACACCTCGTACCTGGCCATCGGCGAGCGCACCAACGCCAACGGCTCGAAGAAGTTCCGCGAGGCCATGCTGGAGGCCCGCTGGGACGACTGCGTGGAGATGGCCCGCGACCAGATCCGCGAGGGCGCCCACATGCTGGACCTCTGCGTGGACTACGTCGGCCGCGACGGCGTCGCCGACATGGAGGAGCTGGCCGGCCGCTTCGCCACCGCCTCCACCCTGCCGATCGTGCTGGACTCCACCGAAGTGGAGGTGCTCCGGGCGGGGCTGGAGAAACTGGGCGGCCGCGCGGTCATCAACTCCGTCAACTACGAGGACGGCGACGGCCCGGAGTCCCGCTTCGCGAAGGTCACCAAGCTCGCGCAGGAGCACGGTGCCGCGCTGATCGCCCTGACCATCGACGAGGTGGGACAGGCCCGCACTCCCGAGAAGAAGGTCGAGATCGCCGAACGGCTCATCGACGACCTGACCGGCAACTGGGGCATCCACGAGTCGGACATCCTCATCGACACCCTGACCTTCACCATCTGTACCGGCCAGGAGGAGTCCCGCAAGGACGGCATCGCCACCATCGAGGCGATCCGCGAACTCAAGCGGCGCCACCCGGACGTACAGACCACGCTGGGCCTGTCGAACATCTCCTTCGGCCTCAACCCGGCCGCCCGCATCCTGCTCAACTCCGTCTTCCTGGACGAGTGCGTCAAGGCGGGCCTCGACTCGGCGATCGTCCACGCGTCGAAGATCCTGCCGATCGCCCGGTTCAGCGAGGAGGAGGTGCAGACGGCTCTCGACCTGATCCACGACCGTCGCTCCGCCCAGCAAGGCGACAAACCAGCCTACGACCCCCTCCAGAAGCTGATGGCGCTGTTCGAGGGCGCCACCGCCAAGTCGCTGAAGGCGGGGAAGGCCGAGGAACTGGCCGCCCTCCCGCTGGAGGAGCGCCTCAAGCGCCGCATCATCGACGGCGAGAAGAACGGTCTGGAGGCCGACCTCGACGAGGCGCTGACCACCCGCCCCGCCCTCGACATCGTCAACGAGACGCTGCTGGACGGCATGAAGGTCGTCGGCGAGCTGTTCGGCTCCGGCCAGATGCAGCTGCCGTTCGTGCTCCAGTCCGCCGAGGTCATGAAGACCGCGGTGGCCCACCTCGAACCGCACATGGAGAAGTCCGACGACGAGGGCAAGGGCACCATCGTCCTCGCCACCGTGCGCGGGGACGTCCACGACATCGGCAAGAACCTCGTCGACATCATCCTGTCCAACAACGGCTACAACGTCGTCAACCTCGGCATCAAGCAGCCGGTCTCCGCGATCCTCGACGCTGCCGAGGAGCACCGGGCCGACGTCATCGGCATGTCCGGGCTCCTGGTCAAGTCCACGGTGATCATGAAGGAGAACCTGGAGGAGCTCAACCAGCGCGGCCTCGCGGCGGACTTCCCGGTCATCCTCGGCGGCGCGGCCCTCACCCGCGCGTACGTCGAGCAGGACCTGCACGAGATCTACGAGGGCGAAGTCCGCTACGCCCGCGACGCGTTCGAGGGCCTGCGCCTGATGGACGCGCTGATCGGAGTCAAGCGGGGCGTGCCCGGAGCCAAGCTGCCCGAGCTCAAGCAGCGCCGGGTGCGGGCGACTTCGGCCGTCGAGGTGGAGGAACGCCCGGAGGAGGGCCACGTCCGCTCGGACGTCGCCACCGACAACCCCATCCCCACCCCGCCCTTCTGGGACACCCGTGTCATCAAGGGCATCCAGCTCAAGGAGTACGCGAGCTGGCTGGACGAGGGCGCGCTGTTCAAGGGCCAGTGGGGCCTCAAGCAGGCCCGTACCGGCGAGGGGCCGACGTACGAGGAACTCGTCGAGACCGACGGCCGGCCCCGGCTGCGCGGCCTGCTGGACCGGCTGCAGACCGACAACCTGCTGGAAGCGGCCGTTGTCTACGGCTACTTCCCGTGCGTCTCCAAGGACGACGACCTGATCATCCTGGACGAGCACGGCAACGAACGCACCCGCTTCACCTTCCCGCGCCAGCGCCGCGGCCGCCGGCTGTGCCTCGCGGACTTCTTCCGCCCTCAGGAGACGGGGGAGACCGACGTCGTCGGCCTCCAGGTCGTCACCGTCGGCTCGCGGATCGGCGAGGAGACGGCGCGGATGTTCGAGGCGAACGCCTACCGCGACTACCTCGAACTGCACGGTCTGTCGGTGCAGTTGGCCGAGGCGCTCGCCGAGTACTGGCACGCGCGCGTGCGGTCGGAGCTCGGCTTCGCCGGTGAGGACCCGAGCCAGATGGAGGACATGTTCGCCCTGAAGTACCGGGGCGCCCGCTTCTCCCTCGGCTACGGAGCCTGTCCGAACCTGGAGGACCGCGCCAAGATCGCCGACCTGCTCCAGCCGGAGCGCATCGGCGTCCACCTCTCCGAGGAGTTCCAGCTGCACCCCGAGCAGTCCACGGACGCGATCGTGATCCACCACCCGGAGGCGAAGTACTTCAACGCCCGCTGA
- a CDS encoding IclR family transcriptional regulator, translated as MARNIQSLERAAAMLRLLAGGERRLGLSDIASSLGLAKGTAHGILRTLQQEGFVEQDDASGRYQLGAELLRLGTTYLDVHELRARALVWTDDLARSSGESVYLGVLHQQGVLIVHHVFRPDDSRQVLEIGAMQPLHSTALGKVLSAYDPVAHSEAVEADRKPFTDRTVCGLEDFEHILDMSRARGYAADVEETWEGVASVAAPIHDRRRMPVGAVGITGAVERLCRDGELQPELIAAVRDCARAVSRDLGAGRF; from the coding sequence ATGGCACGGAACATCCAGTCGCTCGAACGGGCGGCCGCGATGCTGCGGCTGCTCGCGGGCGGCGAGCGACGGCTCGGCCTCTCGGACATCGCCTCGTCACTGGGCCTCGCCAAGGGCACCGCCCACGGGATCCTGCGCACCCTCCAGCAGGAGGGGTTCGTCGAGCAGGACGACGCCTCCGGGCGCTATCAGCTGGGCGCCGAACTGCTGCGCCTGGGCACCACCTACCTCGACGTGCACGAGCTGCGGGCGCGGGCCCTGGTATGGACGGACGACCTGGCCAGGTCGAGCGGGGAGAGCGTGTATCTCGGCGTCCTGCACCAGCAGGGTGTGCTGATCGTGCACCACGTCTTCCGGCCCGACGACAGCCGTCAGGTGCTGGAGATCGGGGCCATGCAGCCCCTGCACTCCACGGCCCTGGGCAAGGTCCTGTCGGCCTACGACCCGGTCGCGCACAGCGAGGCCGTCGAGGCCGACCGCAAGCCCTTCACCGACAGGACCGTGTGCGGGCTGGAGGACTTCGAGCACATCCTCGACATGTCGCGCGCGCGTGGTTACGCGGCCGACGTCGAGGAGACCTGGGAGGGCGTCGCGTCCGTCGCCGCGCCCATCCACGACCGGCGGCGGATGCCGGTGGGCGCGGTGGGCATCACCGGCGCCGTGGAGCGGCTGTGCCGGGACGGCGAGCTGCAGCCCGAGCTGATCGCCGCGGTGCGGGACTGTGCCCGTGCGGTGTCGCGGGATCTGGGTGCCGGGCGGTTCTGA
- a CDS encoding MIP/aquaporin family protein has translation MSSSDIFIGETIGTAILILLGGGVCAAVTLKASKARNAGWLAITFGWGFAVLTAVYTSAPLSGAHLNPAVTLALAIKNGDWSNVPVYWAGQLLGAAIGASLVWVAYYGQFHAHLTDKEIVGGPGAQATKVKAVEAQEAGAGPVLGIFSTGPEIRVVWQNLATEIIGTIVLVLAVLTQGLNDSGKGLGTLGALITALVVVSIGLSLGGPTGYAINPARDLGPRIVHALLPLPNKGRSDWSYAWIPVVGPLIGGAIAAGIYNVAFA, from the coding sequence GTGTCCAGCTCCGACATCTTCATCGGCGAGACCATCGGTACCGCCATACTCATCCTGCTCGGCGGCGGCGTCTGCGCCGCCGTGACGCTGAAGGCCTCCAAGGCCCGTAACGCCGGCTGGCTGGCCATCACCTTCGGGTGGGGCTTCGCGGTACTGACGGCGGTCTACACGTCGGCGCCGCTCTCCGGCGCCCACCTGAACCCGGCCGTGACGCTCGCACTCGCGATCAAGAACGGCGACTGGAGCAACGTCCCGGTGTACTGGGCCGGACAGCTCCTCGGCGCCGCGATCGGCGCGAGCCTGGTCTGGGTCGCCTACTACGGGCAGTTCCACGCGCACCTCACCGACAAGGAGATCGTCGGCGGTCCGGGTGCGCAGGCCACGAAGGTCAAGGCCGTCGAGGCCCAGGAGGCGGGCGCAGGCCCGGTGCTGGGCATCTTCTCCACCGGCCCGGAGATCCGTGTCGTGTGGCAGAACCTCGCCACGGAGATCATCGGCACCATCGTGCTGGTGCTCGCCGTCCTCACGCAGGGCCTGAACGACAGCGGCAAGGGCCTCGGCACGCTGGGTGCCCTGATCACCGCACTCGTGGTCGTCTCGATCGGTCTGTCCCTCGGCGGCCCGACCGGCTACGCGATCAACCCGGCCCGTGACCTCGGCCCGCGCATCGTGCACGCCCTGCTCCCCCTGCCCAACAAGGGCAGGTCCGACTGGAGCTACGCCTGGATCCCGGTGGTCGGTCCGCTGATCGGCGGCGCCATCGCTGCAGGCATCTACAACGTCGCTTTTGCTTAA
- the glpK gene encoding glycerol kinase GlpK has product MTDAHTAGPFIAAIDQGTTSSRCIVFDRDGRIVSVDQKEHEQIFPKPGWVEHNANEIWTNVQEVVAGAVQKAGITRDDIKAIGITNQRETTLLWDKNTGEPVHNAIVWQDTRTDALCKELGRNVGQDRFRRETGLPLASYFAGPKARWLLDNVEGLRERAEAGDILFGTMDSWVIWNLTGGVNGGRHVTDVTNASRTMLMNLHTMEWDDKIAESIGVPLAMLPEIRSSAEVYGEITGGKLGDLLGGIPVASALGDQQAALFGQTCFAEGEAKSTYGTGTFLLMNTGEKPVNSYNGLLTTVGYRIGDEKAVYALEGSIAVTGSLVQWMRDQMGLISTAAEIETLALTVEDNGGAYFVPAFSGLFAPYWRSDARGVIAGLTRYVTKAHLARAVLEATAWQTREITDAMTKDSGVELAAIKVDGGMTSNNLLMQTLSDFVDAPVVRPMVAETTCLGAAYAAGLAVGFWTSTDDLRANWRRAAEWTPNMAAEKRDREYKSWLKAVERTMGWLEDDES; this is encoded by the coding sequence GTGACCGACGCGCACACCGCCGGCCCCTTCATCGCCGCTATCGACCAGGGCACCACCTCCAGCCGCTGCATCGTCTTCGACCGGGACGGCCGTATCGTCTCCGTCGACCAGAAGGAGCACGAGCAGATCTTCCCGAAGCCGGGCTGGGTCGAGCACAACGCCAACGAGATCTGGACGAACGTCCAGGAGGTCGTCGCCGGAGCCGTCCAGAAGGCCGGCATCACCCGTGACGACATCAAGGCCATCGGCATCACCAACCAGCGTGAGACCACGCTGCTGTGGGACAAGAACACCGGTGAGCCCGTCCACAACGCCATCGTCTGGCAGGACACCCGCACCGACGCCCTGTGCAAGGAACTCGGCCGCAACGTCGGCCAGGACCGCTTCCGCCGCGAGACCGGCCTCCCGCTGGCCTCGTACTTCGCGGGCCCCAAGGCCCGCTGGCTGCTCGACAACGTCGAGGGGCTGCGCGAGCGCGCCGAGGCGGGCGACATCCTCTTCGGCACCATGGACAGCTGGGTCATCTGGAACCTGACGGGCGGTGTCAACGGCGGCCGGCACGTCACCGACGTCACCAACGCCTCCCGCACCATGCTGATGAACCTGCACACCATGGAGTGGGACGACAAGATCGCCGAGTCCATCGGCGTCCCGCTCGCGATGCTCCCGGAGATCCGCTCCTCCGCCGAGGTGTACGGCGAGATCACCGGCGGCAAGCTGGGCGACCTGCTCGGCGGCATCCCCGTCGCCTCCGCGCTCGGCGACCAGCAGGCGGCCCTGTTCGGCCAGACCTGTTTCGCGGAGGGCGAGGCCAAGTCGACGTACGGCACCGGCACCTTCCTGCTGATGAACACCGGCGAGAAGCCCGTCAACTCCTACAACGGCCTGCTGACCACGGTCGGCTACCGCATCGGTGACGAGAAGGCGGTCTACGCCCTGGAGGGCTCGATCGCCGTCACCGGTTCGCTGGTGCAGTGGATGCGCGACCAGATGGGCCTGATCTCCACCGCCGCCGAGATCGAGACCCTCGCGCTCACGGTCGAGGACAACGGCGGCGCCTACTTCGTGCCGGCCTTCTCCGGTCTGTTCGCCCCGTACTGGCGCTCCGACGCCCGCGGTGTGATCGCCGGCCTCACCCGGTACGTCACCAAGGCGCACCTCGCGCGCGCCGTCCTGGAGGCCACGGCCTGGCAGACCCGTGAGATCACCGACGCCATGACGAAGGACTCCGGCGTCGAGCTCGCGGCGATCAAGGTCGACGGCGGTATGACCTCCAACAACCTGCTGATGCAGACGCTCTCGGACTTCGTCGACGCACCCGTGGTGCGCCCGATGGTCGCCGAGACCACCTGCCTCGGTGCCGCTTACGCCGCCGGTCTCGCCGTCGGCTTCTGGACCAGCACCGACGACCTGCGTGCCAACTGGCGCCGGGCCGCCGAGTGGACCCCCAACATGGCCGCGGAGAAGCGCGACCGTGAGTACAAGAGCTGGCTCAAGGCCGTCGAGCGGACCATGGGCTGGCTCGAGGACGACGAGAGCTGA